One window from the genome of Motilibacter aurantiacus encodes:
- a CDS encoding DUF72 domain-containing protein — MGRILVGTASWTDKTLLASGWYPPDAKTAEARLAYYASQFPLVEVDSTYYTPPSERNSVAWAERTPAGFTFNIKAFSLLTEHPTKVSAIYKELRPQTTKRNVYLKDLEPAVVDEVWARFLAALAPLSDAGKLGPILFQFPQWFPIGSRNREYLLQVKERCAPYRVCVEFRNRTWMSEESREHTLDFLRSYALPYVCVDMPQGHTSSIPPVVAATADLAVVRFHGHSDKWESKDIYERFGYEYAEDELREWAPRVAGLAEQADTVHVLMNNCYRNYAQVNARQLMGLLPAA; from the coding sequence ATGGGCAGGATCCTGGTCGGCACCGCGTCCTGGACGGACAAGACGCTGCTCGCCTCGGGCTGGTACCCGCCCGACGCGAAGACGGCTGAAGCACGGTTGGCGTACTACGCCTCGCAGTTCCCGCTGGTGGAGGTCGACTCGACCTACTACACCCCGCCGAGCGAGCGGAACAGCGTGGCGTGGGCGGAGCGTACGCCTGCTGGCTTCACCTTCAACATCAAGGCGTTCTCGCTGCTGACCGAGCACCCCACCAAGGTCAGCGCGATCTACAAGGAGCTGCGCCCGCAGACGACGAAGCGCAACGTCTACCTCAAGGACCTCGAGCCGGCCGTCGTCGACGAGGTCTGGGCGCGGTTCCTGGCCGCCCTCGCCCCGCTGTCGGACGCCGGCAAGCTCGGACCCATCCTGTTCCAGTTCCCGCAGTGGTTCCCCATCGGCAGCCGCAACCGCGAGTACCTCCTGCAGGTCAAGGAGCGGTGCGCGCCGTACCGGGTCTGCGTCGAGTTCCGCAACCGGACGTGGATGTCGGAGGAGAGCCGCGAGCACACGCTCGACTTCCTGCGCTCGTACGCCCTCCCCTACGTCTGCGTCGACATGCCGCAGGGCCACACCTCCTCGATCCCGCCCGTCGTCGCGGCCACTGCCGACCTCGCGGTCGTCCGGTTCCACGGCCACAGCGACAAGTGGGAGAGCAAGGACATCTACGAGCGGTTCGGCTACGAGTACGCCGAGGACGAGCTGCGCGAGTGGGCGCCGCGGGTCGCGGGGCTGGCCGAGCAGGCCGACACGGTGCACGTGCTGATGAACAACTGCTACCGCAACTACGCCCAGGTCAACGCCCGCCAGCTGATGGGCCTGCTCCCCGCGGCGTGA
- a CDS encoding ASCH domain-containing protein: MFPRHGDLRVLELGDAGGIRSRLNALVLEGHKTATLGLLAEYAEEGEQVEHVGERLVLVDDEGHPVGTVEITDVRHNTFGDVDWAFVQAENEGDASVEEWRAGHLAYWRTIGREVALDTEVVELRLRLLETSTEV, from the coding sequence GTGTTCCCGCGCCACGGTGACCTGCGTGTGCTCGAGCTCGGCGACGCCGGGGGCATCCGCTCCCGGCTCAACGCCCTGGTGCTGGAGGGACACAAGACGGCCACCCTCGGGCTGCTCGCGGAGTACGCGGAGGAGGGCGAGCAGGTCGAGCACGTCGGGGAGCGACTCGTCCTGGTCGACGACGAGGGCCATCCGGTGGGGACCGTGGAGATCACCGATGTCCGGCACAACACCTTCGGCGACGTCGACTGGGCGTTTGTGCAGGCGGAGAACGAGGGCGACGCGTCCGTCGAGGAGTGGCGCGCGGGCCATCTGGCGTACTGGAGGACGATCGGGCGCGAAGTCGCACTCGACACCGAGGTCGTGGAGCTGAGGCTGCGCCTGCTGGAGACGTCGACCGAAGTGTAG
- a CDS encoding acyl-CoA thioesterase → MPRHRVRVPMRWGDMDAFQHVNNVAYLGYLEEARVDMLFVLGEESGVAALRDGVVVARHEIDYVSPLVWHPRGIDIDVWVERVGGASFELAYVVQDEDRVYARARSTLVAFDLAAGRARRLTAEERTFLERFADAPLR, encoded by the coding sequence ATGCCGCGCCACCGCGTACGCGTCCCCATGCGCTGGGGCGACATGGACGCCTTCCAGCACGTCAACAACGTCGCCTACCTCGGCTACCTGGAGGAGGCGCGCGTCGACATGCTGTTCGTCCTCGGCGAGGAGTCGGGCGTCGCGGCGCTGCGCGACGGGGTCGTGGTGGCCCGGCACGAGATCGACTACGTCTCGCCGCTGGTCTGGCACCCCCGCGGGATCGACATCGACGTCTGGGTCGAGCGGGTCGGCGGCGCGTCCTTCGAGCTCGCCTACGTCGTGCAGGACGAGGACCGGGTGTACGCCCGAGCACGCTCGACGCTCGTCGCGTTCGACCTCGCCGCCGGTCGGGCGCGCCGGCTGACCGCCGAGGAGCGCACGTTCCTGGAGCGTTTCGCCGACGCCCCGCTCCGCTGA
- a CDS encoding endonuclease/exonuclease/phosphatase family protein, translating into MTIPVLPARRLLALAAAALAVVLTVGLSVLPGSSADAAQRTTPALGTIAADELNVMTFNLRYASNSRPNSWAERRPVMRDLLRRERPDIIGTQEGLYGQLQDIEKDLPGNDYRMIGVGREGGSRGEFMAVFYNTDRLQPLEFDHFWLSDTPNVIGSNTWGGGSIRMVTWVRFLDKVTGRQFFALNTHFDNSSENARRRAAALLDQRVRALDPALPKIVTGDFNVAATASSVPYQTLVTNGVLQDTWVNAAERSPVYGTFHNYRPLTANGARIDWILTSAGVTTRAAAINIFSKSGQFPSDHLPVQAVVKLPVPVA; encoded by the coding sequence GTGACCATCCCCGTCCTTCCCGCCCGCCGCCTCCTGGCGCTGGCCGCCGCGGCCCTCGCGGTCGTGCTGACCGTCGGCCTCTCCGTCCTCCCTGGCTCCTCCGCGGACGCCGCTCAGCGCACCACCCCCGCGCTCGGCACGATCGCCGCCGACGAGCTCAACGTGATGACCTTCAACCTGCGGTACGCCAGCAACAGCCGGCCGAACTCCTGGGCCGAGCGCCGCCCCGTCATGCGTGACCTGTTGCGGCGCGAGCGCCCGGACATCATCGGCACCCAGGAGGGCCTCTACGGCCAGCTGCAGGACATCGAGAAGGACCTGCCCGGCAACGACTACCGCATGATCGGCGTCGGCCGCGAAGGCGGCAGCCGCGGCGAGTTCATGGCCGTGTTCTACAACACCGACCGCCTGCAGCCGCTCGAGTTCGACCACTTCTGGCTCTCGGACACCCCGAACGTCATCGGCTCGAACACCTGGGGCGGCGGCTCGATCCGCATGGTGACCTGGGTCCGCTTCCTGGACAAGGTGACGGGCCGGCAGTTCTTCGCGCTGAACACGCACTTCGACAACTCCAGCGAGAACGCCCGTCGCCGCGCCGCTGCACTGCTCGACCAGCGCGTCCGCGCGCTCGACCCGGCCCTGCCGAAGATCGTCACCGGGGACTTCAACGTCGCCGCGACGGCGAGCAGCGTGCCCTACCAGACCCTCGTCACCAACGGCGTCCTGCAGGACACCTGGGTCAACGCGGCCGAGCGCAGCCCGGTCTACGGCACGTTCCACAACTACCGCCCGCTGACCGCCAACGGCGCGCGCATCGACTGGATCCTCACCAGCGCGGGCGTGACCACCCGGGCGGCGGCGATCAACATCTTCTCCAAGAGCGGGCAGTTCCCGAGCGACCACCTCCCCGTCCAGGCGGTCGTGAAGCTCCCCGTGCCTGTCGCCTGA